The Streptomyces kanamyceticus genome window below encodes:
- a CDS encoding bacterial transcriptional activator domain-containing protein, giving the protein MARSTSRSSGGGPSNPRSPRNRTPQPLPGRRRSFGDFVKAFFAFVALTVLLVGVPGALAYFVGWPLPGGAPSLDWLQQEITASTFINVLTVVVWLAWAQFTACVLVEIKAAFSGVGIPGRVPGAGGSQLLARQLVAALLLVGATAASFAPGLSQFGQSLEGNQKPASAASAHQTPGLFGQEQQQAASAADALAAQADQAAAHADGGSGAKAGDTKYYRIQPPEGRHHDSLWEVAERHLGDGRRYKEIYQLNKDREQPDGSRLSEASLIRPGWIMEMPADAHGGEIVEMPDEAPKVSKDVQEQISDYSKSGDSGQQQGGGEQGAEQGGSGQQGGGGSVDRDTAHISLPEQRPAGDGQGQGDGQGKGPQQQAPAATGASDDDSSSFGLPEALLGAPLLAAGLLLALGRRRRHALWQSAMGATGGGRGMQPPTPTGDAADVQDALLVGADPEGVRLLDLSLRGLAATLAEENRPLPTVYAAWLSNGDLHLQLAQPAGRPPAPWQLGQDQTFWMLARTDAEQYEDVDTAAPYPGLVSLGTRDDSRLLLNLESVPGIVSLSGSEADRAAVFASVAAELATNGWSDRMTITVVGFGQDLTPLAPNRLRHLEDVEALIETMEAETRQRRGALGAAGHDSVLTGRTGPAQHTRWAPHLVLLAAEPSADDAIKLAELAADAGRLGIGYLVGTESGDLPGAAWEMEITRAGKLLAPLLGLELDAQALPEAQQRAVVRLFSDADPESAGAPAGPDGGAPAAAPPFLVDVTEQGRPAVYARLVGTYEIIGLQTPDGERSPLMHEALALLLLHREGVHPRVLASALWPRGVTDDVRDALVDRLREWLGTEPDGSPRLRADQTGRLTLAKSVVSDLDVLRSLYHEATQGRGAANRAVRGRMLTDALVLVRGPLLADRPQGRYAWLTHEIIDAQLPLLVADIGLALSEFHLEKGRAEKAIEALNAALGSAPGDERLWNELLRATHATEDPARLQQVAADLVTRSGARGLPPRTEALLDELLPAWRSGLTAVS; this is encoded by the coding sequence ATGGCGCGCAGCACTTCACGTTCTTCGGGCGGCGGCCCGTCGAATCCGCGGTCTCCGCGGAACAGGACGCCGCAGCCCCTGCCGGGGCGCCGTCGTTCCTTCGGGGACTTCGTCAAGGCGTTCTTCGCCTTCGTCGCGTTGACCGTGCTTCTCGTCGGCGTGCCCGGAGCGCTCGCGTACTTCGTGGGGTGGCCGCTGCCCGGGGGTGCGCCCTCGCTGGACTGGCTGCAGCAGGAGATCACCGCCAGCACGTTCATCAACGTGCTGACCGTCGTCGTCTGGCTCGCCTGGGCGCAGTTCACCGCCTGTGTGCTCGTGGAGATAAAAGCCGCGTTCTCCGGTGTCGGCATTCCCGGCCGGGTGCCGGGCGCGGGCGGCAGTCAGCTGCTCGCGCGCCAACTGGTCGCCGCCCTGCTCCTCGTGGGCGCCACCGCCGCCAGCTTCGCGCCGGGGCTCTCGCAGTTCGGGCAGTCCCTGGAGGGCAACCAGAAGCCCGCGTCCGCCGCCTCCGCCCATCAGACTCCCGGGCTCTTCGGGCAGGAGCAGCAGCAGGCCGCGAGCGCCGCCGATGCCCTCGCCGCGCAGGCCGACCAGGCCGCGGCGCACGCCGACGGCGGCAGCGGTGCCAAGGCCGGGGACACGAAGTACTACCGGATCCAGCCCCCCGAGGGGCGCCACCACGACTCCCTGTGGGAGGTCGCGGAGCGGCACCTGGGCGACGGGCGCCGGTACAAGGAGATCTACCAGCTCAACAAGGACCGTGAGCAGCCCGACGGTTCGCGCCTCTCCGAGGCGAGCCTCATCAGGCCCGGCTGGATCATGGAGATGCCCGCGGACGCGCACGGCGGCGAGATCGTCGAGATGCCCGACGAGGCGCCCAAGGTCTCCAAGGACGTACAGGAGCAGATCTCCGACTACTCCAAGTCCGGGGACAGCGGCCAGCAGCAGGGTGGTGGCGAACAGGGCGCCGAGCAGGGTGGCAGTGGGCAGCAAGGTGGCGGCGGGTCCGTCGACCGCGACACCGCGCACATCTCCCTGCCCGAGCAGCGCCCCGCAGGTGACGGGCAGGGGCAGGGCGACGGTCAGGGCAAGGGGCCGCAGCAGCAGGCGCCCGCCGCCACCGGCGCCTCCGACGACGACTCCTCCTCCTTCGGGCTTCCCGAGGCCCTCCTCGGCGCGCCCCTGCTCGCCGCGGGCCTGCTCCTCGCGCTCGGCAGGCGCAGGCGGCACGCCCTGTGGCAGTCCGCCATGGGCGCGACGGGCGGCGGCCGCGGCATGCAGCCGCCGACGCCGACCGGCGACGCGGCCGACGTGCAGGACGCGCTGCTCGTGGGCGCAGACCCCGAGGGCGTACGCCTGCTCGACCTCTCGCTGCGCGGCCTCGCCGCCACGCTCGCGGAGGAGAACCGCCCCCTGCCGACCGTCTACGCCGCGTGGCTGAGCAACGGCGACCTGCACCTGCAGCTCGCGCAGCCCGCGGGGCGGCCGCCCGCCCCCTGGCAGTTGGGGCAGGACCAGACGTTCTGGATGCTGGCGCGCACCGACGCCGAGCAGTACGAGGACGTCGACACCGCGGCGCCCTACCCGGGGCTCGTCAGCCTCGGCACCCGCGACGACTCGCGGCTCCTGCTCAACCTGGAGTCCGTGCCCGGCATCGTCTCGCTGAGCGGCAGCGAGGCCGACCGCGCCGCCGTCTTCGCCTCGGTCGCCGCCGAGCTCGCCACCAACGGCTGGTCGGACCGGATGACCATCACCGTCGTCGGCTTCGGCCAGGACCTCACCCCGCTCGCGCCCAACCGTCTCCGTCACCTGGAAGACGTCGAGGCACTCATCGAGACCATGGAGGCCGAGACCCGGCAGCGGCGCGGCGCGCTCGGCGCCGCGGGCCACGACTCGGTGCTCACCGGGCGTACGGGCCCGGCCCAGCACACCCGTTGGGCCCCGCACCTCGTGCTGCTCGCCGCCGAGCCGAGCGCGGACGACGCGATCAAGCTCGCCGAGCTCGCCGCCGACGCGGGCCGCCTCGGCATCGGCTACCTGGTCGGCACCGAGTCCGGCGACCTGCCCGGTGCCGCCTGGGAGATGGAGATCACCCGCGCGGGCAAGCTGCTCGCCCCGCTGCTCGGGCTCGAACTGGACGCGCAGGCGCTGCCGGAGGCCCAGCAGCGCGCCGTCGTCCGGCTCTTCAGCGACGCCGACCCGGAGAGCGCGGGAGCCCCCGCGGGACCCGACGGCGGCGCACCCGCCGCGGCCCCGCCGTTCCTCGTCGACGTCACCGAGCAGGGGCGCCCCGCGGTCTACGCCCGCCTCGTCGGTACGTACGAGATCATCGGCCTGCAGACGCCGGACGGCGAGCGCAGCCCGCTGATGCACGAGGCCCTGGCCCTGCTGCTCCTGCACCGCGAGGGAGTGCACCCCCGGGTGCTCGCCTCCGCGCTGTGGCCGCGCGGCGTCACCGACGACGTGCGGGACGCGCTCGTGGACCGGCTGCGCGAGTGGCTCGGCACCGAGCCCGACGGATCGCCCAGGCTGCGGGCCGACCAGACGGGGCGGCTCACGCTCGCCAAGTCCGTCGTCTCCGACCTGGACGTACTGCGCTCGCTCTACCACGAGGCCACGCAGGGGCGCGGTGCCGCCAACCGTGCCGTGCGCGGGCGGATGCTCACCGACGCGCTCGTCCTGGTGCGCGGGCCGCTGCTCGCCGACCGGCCGCAGGGACGGTACGCCTGGCTCACGCACGAGATCATCGACGCGCAGCTGCCGCTGCTCGTCGCCGACATCGGGCTCGCGCTCTCCGAGTTCCACCTGGAGAAGGGGCGGGCGGAGAAGGCGATCGAGGCGCTGAACGCCGCGCTGGGCTCCGCGCCGGGCGATGAGCGGCTCTGGAACGAGTTGCTCCGCGCGACGCATGCCACGGAAGACCCCGCCCGCTTGCAGCAGGTCGCTGCGGATCTTGTCACCCGGAGCGGCGCGCGAGGGCTGCCGCCCAGGACCGAGGCGTTGCTGGACGAGTTGCTGCCCGCTTGGCGCAGTGGCCTCACCGCGGTGAGCTAG
- a CDS encoding WXG100 family type VII secretion target codes for MSALSGEAFPALGFVPCPGDHDAVDKVADAIRETASALGEVKRVLKGADDGEWRGKAAVAFRELLDEDFRPRIDDAFDSFDGAKDVARGWADYMRDKQKAARALEREAAEAQHAADKAEAEAKAKAKDETSDATDPLEEVRKRARTLHSTYEEEGKSAAGRLRKAIGIAPNEPGFWEKLGGTIGDWLDGFGDLLATLHDLAIEYLGRLAPLLDLIGDIAGLLSALTGLMAFVPGLQFLGAASLFLSGTALAAHYLSAVGTTGSFGKAALTKDVIMDAAGFGLAKAGSKIGDDVLATARSSGAPTRVARQFIGPDKEVPHGFFHLAMGGSVGAGTRGYAMSQSEMSSRTAGFFMTWTGNVMTAEGGGDTLETVGKIAAWDFGPTTQQPKVTG; via the coding sequence GTGAGTGCTCTTTCCGGCGAGGCCTTCCCCGCCCTCGGGTTCGTTCCGTGCCCTGGGGACCACGACGCGGTCGACAAAGTGGCCGACGCGATTCGTGAGACAGCTAGCGCGCTCGGGGAGGTCAAGCGTGTCCTCAAGGGCGCCGACGACGGCGAATGGCGGGGGAAGGCCGCCGTCGCCTTCCGTGAACTGCTCGATGAGGATTTCCGCCCGAGGATCGACGACGCCTTCGACTCCTTCGACGGTGCCAAGGACGTGGCCCGGGGCTGGGCCGACTACATGCGCGACAAGCAGAAGGCGGCGCGTGCCCTGGAGCGGGAAGCCGCGGAGGCCCAGCATGCCGCAGACAAGGCCGAGGCCGAGGCCAAGGCCAAGGCCAAGGACGAGACGTCTGATGCGACCGATCCGCTCGAAGAGGTACGCAAGCGGGCGCGGACCCTCCACAGCACTTACGAGGAGGAAGGGAAATCCGCTGCCGGGCGCCTGAGGAAGGCCATCGGCATCGCCCCGAACGAACCCGGTTTCTGGGAGAAGCTCGGAGGCACGATCGGCGACTGGCTCGACGGTTTCGGTGACCTCCTGGCCACGTTGCACGACCTGGCCATCGAGTATCTGGGCAGACTCGCCCCGCTGCTGGACCTGATCGGGGACATCGCCGGTCTGCTCAGTGCCCTCACCGGGCTGATGGCCTTTGTGCCGGGTCTCCAGTTCCTTGGGGCAGCTTCCCTCTTCCTGTCGGGAACGGCGCTAGCCGCGCACTATCTCTCGGCAGTCGGTACCACGGGCAGTTTCGGCAAGGCCGCGCTGACCAAGGACGTCATCATGGACGCTGCCGGATTCGGTCTGGCCAAGGCAGGCAGCAAGATCGGCGACGACGTGCTGGCTACGGCCCGGTCGTCGGGGGCACCCACACGTGTGGCGCGCCAGTTCATCGGCCCGGACAAGGAAGTTCCCCACGGGTTCTTCCACTTGGCCATGGGAGGGTCCGTAGGTGCCGGTACTCGTGGCTATGCCATGAGCCAGAGCGAAATGTCTTCACGCACTGCGGGATTCTTCATGACCTGGACGGGCAACGTCATGACCGCCGAAGGCGGCGGCGACACCCTGGAGACAGTGGGCAAGATCGCCGCATGGGACTTCGGCCCGACCACGCAGCAGCCGAAGGTGACCGGGTGA
- a CDS encoding TadE/TadG family type IV pilus assembly protein has product MSPAVRGWLDARRTRLDDRGSGAGAVIIFAIVFLTLSAFVIDGGLSISKRERAADIAEQAARYAAQDLDTEGIYEGAKGAPINYQNCEARVRAFVEEAGLIGADVGNTHCVTANAQQVEVEVQMTYSPVFTGMFYGGDVTVKGRAVAENEVG; this is encoded by the coding sequence ATCTCCCCGGCGGTACGCGGCTGGCTCGACGCCCGCCGCACGCGCCTGGACGACCGCGGCTCGGGCGCGGGCGCGGTCATCATCTTCGCGATCGTCTTCCTCACGCTCTCCGCGTTCGTCATCGACGGCGGCCTCTCCATCTCCAAACGGGAACGCGCCGCGGACATCGCCGAACAGGCCGCGCGCTACGCGGCCCAGGACCTCGACACCGAGGGCATCTACGAGGGCGCCAAGGGCGCACCCATCAACTACCAGAACTGTGAGGCCCGAGTCCGCGCCTTCGTCGAGGAAGCGGGCCTGATCGGCGCGGACGTCGGCAACACCCACTGCGTGACGGCCAACGCCCAACAGGTCGAGGTCGAGGTCCAGATGACCTACAGCCCGGTGTTCACGGGGATGTTCTACGGGGGCGATGTGACGGTGAAGGGCCGGGCTGTGGCGGAGAACGAGGTCGGCTAG
- a CDS encoding TadE/TadG family type IV pilus assembly protein, whose product MRDDRGLSSDDRGLSSIEVVFLAPVMILFILVLVAFGQLVDGRGAIDGAARDAARAGSIQKEHGTAMAEAKRAAQADLADVCSGPVSVTQKSAGFDPNVDPFFTVEVSCRVKGLAMLGLDVATTLKAEFSSPLDPYRRSA is encoded by the coding sequence ATGCGGGACGACCGGGGACTCTCCAGCGATGATCGGGGACTCTCCAGCATCGAAGTGGTGTTCCTGGCCCCGGTGATGATCCTCTTCATCCTGGTCCTGGTGGCCTTCGGTCAACTCGTCGACGGCCGCGGGGCCATCGACGGCGCGGCGCGGGACGCCGCGCGCGCGGGCTCGATCCAGAAGGAGCACGGTACGGCGATGGCCGAGGCGAAGAGGGCCGCGCAGGCCGACCTCGCGGACGTCTGCTCGGGCCCGGTCAGCGTCACGCAGAAGAGCGCGGGCTTCGACCCCAACGTCGACCCCTTCTTCACGGTCGAGGTCAGCTGCCGGGTGAAGGGCCTGGCGATGCTGGGCCTCGACGTCGCGACCACGCTGAAGGCGGAGTTCAGCTCCCCGCTGGACCCGTACCGGAGGTCGGCGTGA
- a CDS encoding TadE/TadG family type IV pilus assembly protein: MRGFVRRRVEAASTRGESGMTAIEFVLLTPVLFFMIFATVQFALYFFADHVAQAAAQAGARKARATADENAGGWRGEARDVADAYIRQLGPKLVLNPAVKTIQQGQGTVGVEITAKVPSVFPGFSMTVHAQSAGPVERFVEEGE; the protein is encoded by the coding sequence ATGCGTGGATTCGTACGCCGCAGGGTGGAGGCCGCCTCCACTCGCGGCGAATCCGGCATGACCGCGATCGAGTTCGTGCTGCTCACTCCGGTCCTGTTCTTCATGATCTTCGCGACGGTGCAGTTCGCGCTGTACTTCTTCGCGGACCACGTCGCGCAGGCCGCGGCCCAGGCGGGCGCGCGCAAGGCCCGCGCCACGGCGGACGAGAACGCGGGCGGCTGGCGGGGCGAGGCGCGTGACGTGGCCGACGCCTACATCCGCCAGCTCGGCCCGAAGCTGGTGCTCAACCCGGCCGTGAAGACCATCCAGCAGGGACAGGGCACGGTCGGGGTGGAGATCACGGCGAAGGTGCCCTCGGTCTTCCCCGGCTTCAGCATGACGGTGCACGCGCAGTCGGCGGGGCCCGTGGAGCGGTTCGTGGAGGAGGGCGAGTGA
- a CDS encoding type II secretion system F family protein, with product MSLTMPIVIGAVLGLGIFALVRALMPSKRSAVATVARIDAMRARGAAYESHRATSDTEAPGRLGTMRSRVGTRVADFYLQQGWEQRSLRADLAVLDRSWEKFLATKVLLAAAGVFFGPFLFAVIWTLGVGKSPIIPVWLALMFGALFFFLPDLEVRRDAADKRRDLRRVIGAYLDLVSMSLAGGRGLPEALMAAAEVSDGWATQRIRNALADARITGVSQWQALGSLGEELGVEELKDLSASLALVADDGAKVRESLASRAETMRHRELAEIEGSAGEKSQSMLVAQLMLCAGFLVFLIYPAAMRVFQV from the coding sequence ATGAGCCTGACCATGCCGATAGTGATCGGTGCCGTCCTGGGCCTCGGCATCTTCGCCCTCGTGCGCGCCCTGATGCCGTCCAAGCGCAGCGCGGTCGCCACGGTCGCCCGCATCGACGCGATGCGGGCGCGCGGCGCGGCCTACGAGTCGCACCGGGCCACCTCGGACACCGAAGCCCCGGGGCGGCTCGGCACCATGCGCTCCCGCGTGGGCACGCGGGTCGCCGACTTCTACCTCCAGCAGGGCTGGGAGCAGCGCTCGCTCCGCGCGGACCTCGCGGTCCTCGACCGCAGCTGGGAGAAGTTCCTCGCGACCAAGGTGCTGCTCGCGGCGGCCGGTGTGTTCTTCGGGCCCTTCCTCTTCGCCGTCATCTGGACGCTCGGGGTCGGCAAGAGCCCGATCATCCCGGTGTGGCTCGCGCTGATGTTCGGCGCGCTCTTCTTCTTCCTGCCCGACCTGGAAGTACGCAGGGACGCGGCAGACAAGCGGCGCGATCTGCGCCGCGTCATCGGCGCCTATCTGGACCTGGTGTCGATGAGCCTCGCGGGCGGCCGTGGCCTCCCCGAGGCGCTCATGGCGGCGGCGGAGGTCTCCGACGGATGGGCGACGCAACGCATTCGAAACGCTCTGGCCGACGCCCGGATCACGGGTGTCAGCCAGTGGCAGGCCCTCGGCTCGCTCGGCGAGGAACTGGGCGTCGAAGAGCTCAAGGACCTGTCGGCGTCCCTGGCGCTGGTGGCGGACGACGGCGCGAAGGTGCGCGAGTCGCTGGCCTCCCGCGCCGAGACGATGCGGCACCGCGAACTCGCCGAGATCGAGGGCAGTGCGGGCGAGAAGTCCCAGTCGATGCTGGTCGCACAGCTGATGCTGTGTGCGGGATTCCTGGTCTTCCTCATCTACCCGGCGGCGATGCGCGTGTTCCAGGTCTAG
- a CDS encoding type II secretion system F family protein produces MNSLGSMGGVFSLPVLYALGCGVAAGGGLALLAIAIRGLPAKPAHEKQKASERAGELISFIGRRGSAAIGVGLVVLLLTRWAVAGIAAGILVFFWDKLFGGAAEERTQMRRVEALAAWTESLRDTIAGAVGLEQAIPASARAAAPVLRPHLDALVDRLRARTPLPEALQVLADEIDDASADIIVAALILNAKLRGPGLRHVLGALAKSAREEVDMRQRVMAQRASTRRSVQIVVAVSVAFVLGLSIFNRDFVEPYGTAVGQAVLALVCGLFALGFWWLRKLSTVETPDRFLVKDEPGVQFVRPRGPDQAAQPAQPAQQGLPGYSNPEGVRR; encoded by the coding sequence ATGAACTCACTCGGCTCGATGGGCGGAGTCTTCTCGCTGCCCGTCCTGTACGCGCTGGGCTGCGGCGTCGCCGCGGGCGGCGGCCTCGCGCTCCTCGCGATCGCGATCCGCGGCCTGCCCGCCAAGCCCGCGCACGAGAAGCAGAAGGCGAGCGAGCGCGCCGGCGAACTGATCAGCTTCATCGGGCGGCGCGGCTCCGCGGCGATCGGCGTCGGCCTGGTCGTCCTGCTCCTGACCCGCTGGGCCGTCGCGGGCATCGCGGCGGGCATCCTCGTCTTCTTCTGGGACAAGCTCTTCGGCGGCGCCGCGGAGGAACGCACGCAGATGCGCCGCGTCGAGGCGCTCGCCGCCTGGACCGAGTCCCTGCGCGACACGATCGCGGGCGCGGTCGGCCTCGAACAGGCCATCCCCGCCTCCGCGCGCGCCGCGGCCCCCGTCCTGCGCCCGCACCTGGACGCCCTCGTGGACCGGCTGCGCGCGCGCACGCCGCTGCCCGAGGCGCTGCAGGTGCTCGCCGACGAGATCGACGACGCGTCCGCGGACATCATCGTCGCGGCCCTGATCCTCAACGCGAAGCTGCGCGGCCCCGGTCTGCGGCACGTGCTCGGCGCGCTCGCCAAGTCGGCGCGCGAGGAGGTCGACATGCGCCAGCGCGTCATGGCGCAGCGCGCGTCGACCCGGCGTTCGGTGCAGATCGTGGTGGCGGTCTCGGTCGCCTTCGTCCTCGGCCTCTCCATCTTCAACAGGGACTTCGTCGAGCCGTACGGAACGGCGGTGGGACAGGCCGTACTCGCCCTGGTCTGCGGTCTGTTCGCGCTCGGCTTCTGGTGGCTGCGCAAGCTGTCGACGGTGGAGACGCCGGACCGTTTCCTGGTCAAGGACGAGCCGGGCGTGCAGTTCGTGCGCCCGCGCGGCCCCGACCAGGCGGCGCAGCCCGCCCAGCCCGCCCAGCAGGGTCTTCCCGGCTACTCGAACCCTGAGGGGGTACGTCGATGA
- a CDS encoding CpaF family protein, protein MSAPVDHQLVKRFRQDAGDRIAEQRRLDQVSGVTPMSGEDERHYARAVIAQILEEHARTEINAGRTPLDAETEEQYAAAVHAALFGVGRLQPLLDNAEVENIDINGYDQVFVGYADGSETKADPVAETDEELVELIQILGAYSGLSSRPFDSANPQLDLRLPDGSRLSAVMDVTRRPALSIRRARMGKVFMSDLVGNGTLTPEVGHFLACAVRARKNIMIAGATNAGKTTLLRALANEIPPHERLVTVERALELGLDTFADLHPNVVAFEERLPNSEGQGEISMAELVRRSLRMNPSRVIVGEVLGDEIVTMLNAMSQGNDGSLSTIHANSSSEVFNRISTYALQASERLPIEASQMLVAGAVNFVVFIQRRNNYQTGGKLQRMVTSVREVNGVDGRVLSSEVFAEAPDGRVVAHAPIACMDDLAAFGYRPAGQWG, encoded by the coding sequence ATGAGCGCACCCGTCGATCATCAGCTGGTCAAGCGGTTCCGGCAGGACGCCGGTGACCGCATCGCCGAGCAGCGGCGCCTCGACCAGGTCTCCGGCGTCACCCCGATGTCCGGCGAGGACGAGCGGCACTACGCCCGCGCCGTCATCGCGCAGATCCTCGAGGAGCACGCGCGCACGGAGATCAACGCCGGGCGCACCCCGCTCGACGCGGAGACCGAGGAGCAGTACGCGGCCGCCGTGCACGCCGCGCTCTTCGGCGTCGGCAGGCTCCAGCCGCTGCTCGACAACGCCGAGGTCGAGAACATCGACATCAACGGCTACGACCAGGTGTTCGTCGGATACGCCGACGGCAGCGAGACCAAGGCCGACCCGGTCGCCGAGACCGACGAGGAGCTCGTCGAGCTCATCCAGATCCTCGGTGCCTACTCCGGTCTCTCCTCCCGCCCGTTCGACTCGGCCAACCCGCAGCTCGACCTGCGCCTGCCCGACGGCTCGCGCCTCTCGGCCGTCATGGACGTCACGCGGCGCCCCGCCCTCTCCATCCGACGTGCCCGCATGGGCAAGGTCTTCATGTCGGACCTGGTGGGGAACGGGACTCTGACGCCCGAGGTCGGGCACTTCCTGGCCTGCGCCGTCCGGGCCCGCAAGAACATCATGATCGCGGGCGCGACGAACGCCGGAAAGACGACGCTCCTGCGCGCCCTCGCCAACGAGATCCCGCCGCACGAGCGCCTGGTGACCGTCGAGCGCGCCCTGGAACTCGGCCTCGACACCTTCGCCGATCTGCACCCCAACGTGGTGGCGTTCGAGGAGCGGCTGCCCAACTCCGAGGGCCAGGGCGAGATCTCGATGGCGGAGCTGGTGCGCCGTTCGCTGCGCATGAACCCCTCCCGCGTCATCGTCGGTGAGGTGCTCGGCGACGAGATCGTGACGATGCTGAACGCGATGTCGCAGGGCAACGACGGCTCGCTCTCCACGATCCACGCCAACAGCTCCAGCGAGGTCTTCAACCGCATCTCGACGTATGCGCTGCAGGCCTCCGAGCGGCTGCCCATCGAGGCCAGCCAGATGCTCGTCGCGGGAGCCGTCAACTTCGTCGTGTTCATCCAGCGGCGCAACAACTACCAGACCGGCGGCAAGCTCCAGCGCATGGTGACGTCGGTGCGTGAGGTCAACGGCGTCGACGGGCGGGTGCTCTCCAGCGAGGTCTTCGCCGAGGCCCCCGACGGCCGCGTCGTCGCGCACGCGCCGATCGCCTGCATGGACGACCTCGCGGCCTTCGGCTACCGGCCCGCCGGGCAATGGGGGTGA